A part of Sparus aurata chromosome 19, fSpaAur1.1, whole genome shotgun sequence genomic DNA contains:
- the atp8a2 gene encoding phospholipid-transporting ATPase IB isoform X7, producing MVIVSSSEPQAMCYTETSNLDGETNLKIRQGLTLTAGAQSLEDLIALSGRLECEGPNRHLYDFTGTLRLENQNPAPLGPDQVLLRGAQLRNTQWVVGIVVYTGHDSKLMQNSTKAPLKRSNVERVTNMQILVLFGILLVMALVSSVGAAIWNIEHTEESCWYLSRAGDISTNFAYNLLTFIILYNNLIPISLLVTLEVVKFTQALFINWDVEMYYSETDTPAMARTSNLNEELGQVKYLFSDKTGTLTCNVMHFKKCTIAGITYGHFPDLDCDRSMEDFSNLPSSSNNSTEFDDPALIQNIEKNHPTSPQICEFLTMMAVCHTVVPEREENQIIYQASSPDEGALVKGAKGLGFVFTARTPHSVIIEARGKEMSYELLNVLEFSSNRKRMSVVVRTPDRKLRLYCKGADNVIFERLTEASQYKDLTIAHLEQFATEGLRTLCFAYVDLEEEAYQEWLKEYNRISTVLKDRAQKLEECYELLEKNLMLLGATAIEDRLQAGVPETIATLMRADIKIWVLTGDKQETAINIGYSCRLVTHGMSLIIVNEDSLDATRATLTAHCSSLGDSLRKENELALIIDGQTLKYALSFELRQAFLDLALSCKAVICCRVSPLQKSEIVDMVKKHVKAITLAIGDGANDVGMIQTAHVGVGISGNEGMQATNSSDYSIAQFSYLEKLLLVHGAWSYNRVTKCILYCFYKNVVLYIIELWFAFVNGFSGQILFERWCIGLYNVIFTALPPFTLGIFDRPCSQQNMLRFPQLYRITQNAEGFNTKVFWGHCINALIHSIILFWFPLKMLEHDSPFSDGKGNDYLFVGNMVYTYVVVTVCLKAGMETTAWTRFSHLAVWGSMVLWMVFFAVYSAIWPTIPIAPDMLGQAGKVMQCWYFWLGLILVPTACLLKDFAWTAIRRTVRKSLLEEVQELEARAVDPGAAVLRDASGRSLNERAHLLTRVFRKTPSSVGRSNSVQQTVSHGYAFSQEEHGVVSQSQVVRSYDTTRQRPSL from the exons ATGGTTATTGTGTCCTCCAG CGAGCCACAAGCCATGTGTTACACTGAGACGTCCAACCTGGATGGAGAAACCAACCTGAAGATCAGACAG GGTCTCACGCTCACTGCTGGTGCTCAGTCCTTGGAGGATTTGATCGCTCTGTCTGGCCGTCTGGAGTGCGAAGGCCCCAACAGACACTTGTATGACTTCACTGGTACACTGCGGCTGGAAAACCAGAA TCCAGCTCCTCTGGGTCCAGACCAGGTGTTGCTGCGTGGCGCCCAGCTCAGAAACACGCAGTGGGTTGTGGGAATTGTTGTCTACACTGGCCACGACTCCAAGCTGATGCAG AATTCCACCAAAGCACCGCTGAAGCGCTCTAATGTGGAGCGGGTGACCAACATGCAGATCCTGGTCCTGTTTGGCATCCTGCTGGTCATGGCCCTCGTCAGCTCCGTGGGTGCTGCCATCTGGAACATAGAACACACTGAAGAATCCTGCTGGTACCTGTCCCGGGCTG gtgaCATCTCCACTAACTTTGCCTACAACCTGCTGACATTCATCATCCTGTACAACAACCTGATCCCCATCAGCCTGCTGGTCACTCTGGAGGTGGTCAAGTTCACACAGGCCCTCTTCATCAACTGG GACGTAGAGATGTACTACTCCGAGACGGACACACCGGCCATGGCTCGAACGTCCAATCTTAATGAGGAACTGGGCCAG GTGAAGTACCTCTTTTCCGACAAGACAGGAACCCTCACCTGTAACGTCATGCACTTTAAGAAGTGTACCATTGCGGGGATAACATATGG CCACTTCCCTGATCTTGACTGTGATCGTTCAATGGAAGACTTCAG CAATCTGCCGTCCAGCAGCAATAACTCTACAGAGTTTGACGACCCAGCTCTTATCCAGAACATCGAGAAGAATCAT CCCACGTCACCTCAAATCTGTGAGTTCCTGACAATGATGGCAGTGTGCCACACGGTGGtcccagagagagaggaaaaccAGATAATTTACCAGGCCTCTTCGCCAGATGAAGGAGCGCTCGTCAAAGGGGCCAAAGGGCTCGGCTTTGTCTTCACTGCAAGAACCCCGCATTCAGTCATAATCGAagct AGGGGAAAAGAGATGAGCTATGAGCTGCTGAATGTGCTGGAGTTTTCCAG TAACCGCAAACGTATGTCTGTGGTGGTCAGAACCCCCGACAGGAAGCTACGGCTGTACTGCAAAGGAGCT GATAATGTCATTTTTGAACGTCTGACTGAGGCGTCCCAGTACAAAGACCTAACTATTGCTCATCTTGAGCAGTTCGCAACTGAAG GCCTGAGGACTCTGTGTTTTGCCTATGTGGACCTGGAAGAAGAAGCCTACCAGGAATGGCTAAAGGAATACAATCGTATCAGCACAGTGCTGAAAGACCGGGCCCAGAAACTAGAGGAGTGTTATGAACTGCTGGAAAAG AACTTAATGCTGTTGGGCGCCACAGCCATAGAAGATCGTCTCCAGGCTGGCGTGCCAGAGACCATCGCCACTCTGATGAGGGCTGATATCAAGATCTGGGTTCTCACTGGGGACAAGCAGGAGACTGCCATCAATATAG GTTACTCCTGTCGCCTGGTGACACATGGCATGTCCCTCATCATCGTCAACGAAGACTCTTTGGAT GCTACTCGCGCAACATTGACAGCTCACTGTTCATCCCTGGGTGACTCTTTGAGGAAGGAAAATGAGCTGGCACTGATCATTGATGGTCAGACACTGAAATATGCACTGTCCTTCGAGCTCCGCCAGGCTTTCCTTGACTTGGCGTTGTCCTGCAAGGCTGTCATCTGCTGCCG AGTGTCTCCTCTGCAGAAGTCAGAGATTGTGGACATGGTGAAGAAACACGTGAAGGCCATCACACTCGCGATTGGCGACGGCGCAAACGACGTGGGCATGATTCAGACGGCTCACGTCGGAGTGGGGATCAGTGGCAACGAGGGCATGCAGGCCACCAACTCCTCCGACTACTCAATAGCACAG ttctcTTACCTAGAGAAGTTGCTGTTGGTCCATGGGGCGTGGAGCTACAACCGTGTCACCAAGTGCATCCTCTACTGTTTCTATAAGAATGTGGTCCTCTACATTATAGAG CTCTGGTTTGCCTTTGTCAACGGCTTCTCTGGCCAGATCCTTTTTGAGCGCTGGTGTATAGGCCTCTACAATGTG atATTTACTGCACTGCCTCCGTTCACTCTGGGGATATTTGACCGGCCGTGCAGCCAGCAGAACATGCTGCGTTTCCCACAGCTCTACCGAATCACCCAGAATGCCGAGGGCTTCAACACCAAG GTGTTTTGGGGTCACTGTATCAATGCACTGATTCATTCAATTATTCTCTTTTGGTTCCCACTTAAAATGTTAGAGCACG ACTCTCCCTTCAGTGACGGTAAAGGAAATGACTACCTGTTCGTCGGAAATATGGTCTACACA tatgtGGTAGTTACAGTATGTCTGAAAGCTGGAATGGAGACCACCGCTTGGACCAGG TTTTCCCACTTGGCGGTATGGGGAAGCATGGTGCTCTGGATGGTCTTCTTCGCTGTCTACTCCGCCATCTGGCCCACCATCCCCATTGCCCCCGACATGCTGGGCCAG GCTGGCAAGGTGATGCAGTGCTGGTACTTCTGGCTGGGCCTGATCCTGGTGCCTACTGCGTGTTTACTCAAAGACTTTGCTTGGACTGC CATACGTCGCACTGTGAGGAAGTCCCTtctggaggaggtgcaggagttGGAGGCTCGGGCTGTTGACCCAGGCGCTGCTGTACTTAGGGATGCCAGCGGCCGCAG TCTAAACGAACGGGCCCATCTGCTGACAAGAGTCTTTAGGAAAACACCTTCAAGCGTAGGACGCTCAAACTCGGTGCAGCAGACTGTGTCAC acGGCTATGCCTTCTCTCAGGAGGAGCACGGCGTGGTGTCCCAATCCCAGGTAGTGCGCTCCTACGACACCACCCGCCAACGCCCCAGCCTCTAG